A stretch of DNA from Anopheles nili chromosome 2, idAnoNiliSN_F5_01, whole genome shotgun sequence:
GCTCCGTATCACGTTGGCAATTTTGTCGTTAACTTCGCCGCGATTCTTGCGCTTCACAAAACGCATCAAATCGTCCCACGTGTCGTGATTGTATTCCTTCACCGACGACACGAACTGGAACGCCCCGTCGAAATCTGTAAGCTTCTGGTTTTTCAGCTTCGTCGGTTGGTATTCGATCTCTTCCTCTGACTCCTCAGAGAAGTCTTCGACTTCCTCGTCATCCTCGATGGTTTTGATGTGATCCAACCGGTGCGTTGCATTGGTTAGCTCGGGTTTACCATTTTCTTTGCCGTTTACCGTGGTTGCTGATTCAACTTTTACAactttcttctgtttcttgtCTTTCTTCATAATGTGGCACATGGGGCGAAGATAAAAACGTTAAAGTAATTACAACGTTATCAAAAACGAACGCGCTATTCGGAAAGCTGCAAGCATGCACGCACGTGTGTTTACAAAACCAACGTCCGCTCGGTGCGGCGTACTGTCAATATGACATTTTCAACCAATCATCAAGCAGAAGAGCCGTTTGACGGATTTCGGATTCGATTATTGTGCTTTGTATGCCAATGACAGTACCTAGGATTATCAAAATTGCAATAGAATTGTTGATTACATGAGATATCCAGATACACCGGACACCAGTATTCAAAAGTTGGTAAATTTATACAACTCGAGAATGGAGCAAATCACTAACCCTGACACGCATTGTCTTCGAATCATGTAGTTTGTCTGGTCACcttgttgaattatttttttgacAGCTATCATATCTAACAGCATAATGCTCGACCATAATTTCGTGCAGGACGCCTTGGAATTACGATTTAAATTCAGTATTTTACCGTAATAAAATCTTCAGATCAACAAGTGATAGTGATAAGGTGATATATTATATACTTTTGCACAGCTACGGGTGGAAACAGGAAATCAGAAAGTCCGTACGCGAGTGCGCATGGATTCGAGAATATTTTTTCAAGGCAAGGTGCTCGAAAAGCGGAACATTGACAGCTCGAGCGGAGCACCAAAGCATACCGAGAAGGAGCCAGCATAAATATCATCGGCGTAAGTAGTATGACTTTTCGCCACTGTATGTGCGTTTTTTCGCGACGAAAATAAGATTTTCTCATCGCGGATGCACGTAAGTGATGGTTTATCTGGAGCGTGTTCCGTTACTCAAGTAAGTGATAAAGAATAGTCGAATGTAGTGGACACGATTGTGCGTTGGATGTGTTCGCTCGTTGTGTGCAAATTTCACTGCAAAGTGCGAAGTTGGCTATGGCGAATCATGCTGGGTAGCGAGTGTTTTACCTGCCAAAAGAGTCCGGTGACTATTGGCGAACGTTTTTGTCGATTAAGCCATCTACGAACGAGCTGAGTGTATAGAACGGCTAGAGCCAGATATCGTCTGTGCTGAGGTGCATCGACACGAGCACATCCTGCTGAAACAGTGGGGTAGAGCCGGAAGTAAGGTTTACCATTCGCATCTCCATCTAAAGTGGGTTATTTTCGTGCTTTGACTTGGGCTACGGtttgtggaaaacaaatttgttgcaGGGAATATGTGTATTCGAAAGTAAAGCAAGAATCATAAATGGCAGCGCTTTGAGCAGATGATGAATGTACGAGAAACGAACTGCAGACGGGAACAACACCAGCATCAAGAGCAGCAGTGTTACCTCCATTTTTGTATCGCCGCGCTTCTCTCGCACTCGTGCATCGACGGCGGCTGGTGATCTCTGTTTGGCGTGCGCTCGGCTTCAATGCAAGGGTAGAAGAGACAGGAATAATATGTAATGTCTTCCTCCAGTGTGTCGGGGTGAGCGAAGAAGGTGAAATGCTGTCCTGAGCGTGTCAAGGAAGAAACGAGAAGCCAAGAGCTGGTGGGCAgtttgagtgtgtgagtgaagTGCTGTCTGCTTGCCTGCTGTGctgaaagcaaaaggaaatttTACCTCAACGAAGAAGTCGCGCTTTCGACGACCGCATTTTGTGCGGGTTCGGTGGGATTGTGCGGTGCAAAGTGCAATGGAAAAGCCGAGATAGAATGCAGTTTTTAACGCGGATTGTTCCGCGTGAAGAACGGTAACGTGCTAAGGGAGAGGTTTGTGATGATAGTGTTTGGAAACGAGTTCGTTTCCATCGATTTTGTGTTTGGCCAAGATTGTTACCACACAAGCGCACGCATACTCGTAGCCCATCAAATGGACGTGTGCGTGTCGTGAGCCTTCTAAGAAAAATAGTTTACGAGACGAGATGAAAATTGCCGTAGAGCAGCTTGAATTCATGTGCTCTCCGCTGTTGGTTGTTGTACAGTGGGGttttcccagcagcagcagaaaaatgaagaaaactaCCAAACGATATGACCCGTGACGCGGTGTGAATCAGTCAGCCTGTGTATGTTTGAGCAGGATTAGCCTTGAGCATTTGTAATCTATGCATCGAGTGAATGGGTATAATATTCTGGTTTAGTAGAATAGGTTTTGGCTGATATTGCAACAATCCCTTCTACGGGTGGCTATTTGAAAGAATTTGGCCTCAAGATGAATGCGCTCTTCCATCGAAACCGTGAATGTGTGGTGTATGGGAGCTGCAACTGCTCGAATGATACCGATAACCGCTTGACAGTTATTTCGTGTAGGGCtgtatgttgtttttcaaaccaaccGTCGCTTTGCGTGCCTGTGTAGGTTATGTGTGCAATCAACTGTCATTAGCGTTGTgtcttcgttttcgtttttcttacGGCTGTTTCGTAGCAGAAAATGTATACCACAGTCCGATGATGGAAGGAGTTAAAAAAGcccaacgagaaaaaaaaacacaattctTGCATTGCTTGTGATGGGCGCCTTGGGTGAGGTAGTGCAACTAGCCCTTTAATACGGAGCATTGAGTGATCGTTTTGGTGGTTGGAACGGCGGACTCAACAATGTACCAGTTGTACGCGGTTGTGCCTATCGCTGCGTTCATGGTGTCGTTATGTCGTGCAGCGTAAAGAAGAGCTGGCGCTGCTCTGTTATGTGGCTGTTGAGCGGAGTAAGGTACCGCGAAGAAGAAAGTTAAAGTACAAAGCGAAGAGCGCGATGAAAAAAGTGAGACACGAAGcagaacggtggaaaagcagaCGAGAAACTATGCTGCGATCTTGGAATCGCGCTAGTGcgcgtgtgtctgtttttttgttattcgttTCGACCCTAGTGGCGATTTTgacttttttctcttgccgTTCGTTGCTTTTTATTCTTCCGGCGACAGCAAAACCCGATGATTTCGGTTGGTCGCCGTCTTGCGCGTGTTCTAATTCCTGTCCATGCGTATTACCTTTCCGTAGAATCAATAAATGGTTTGGATTTGTAGCTTTCGATGCATTTGAAAACTGCCCTATTTtggttaatttttgtttgtcgtgtTTTAAGAGCACTGTGCGCAACTAATGCTAGCACATGTTAGGTTATTTCAGTGTTTGGATTTTACTATATCTTTATGATTTCTAAATAAGGTTGCAGTCTGAACAGTGATGCATGGGAGCGTTAAAATAGTGAGTAAATGGCAGTGAATGTGCAcatgtgcttgtgtgttttatgGTGTCAACAGTGGACTAAACATTTCCGCTTCCATTGTAAAGCGCGCCCATTACGGTCGTGTTGTCGAAGTGCGTGGAAAGCGGAAAGATTTCAGTTGGTGTAAGGTGGGAGAGTAACGCGAACCACTCGTAAAATGGGTAAACGCACTATAGCGGCTGCTATCGTAGATGCCGACCATTTGCATCTACTCGAAACGCCGCCTAAACGCATGAAACATGCCTCGGTGGCCTCACCAACCGAGACCTCGCCGGTTAGTACCGATTTGTCCTCGCCAAACGCCGCCAGTGCAAGTGAATTCACCCTCAGCAAGGAGTTCGTTGACGGCACGAAGCTGATGGATCTAACGCTCAAACAATGGCGTATCGGTAAACCAATTGGTAAGCAGAATGTGCATTTATTTCTCGGGAACTGTTTATTTCGTTCGGAACAGGTTGTGTAAACGGTTattcctttcgttttgttttcttcggcAGGCAAGGGAAGCTTCGGTGAAATCTTTCTCGCATCTGATAACATCGATGCACCCGTCACAGCCGAGAATGCGAAGTATGTCGTCAAAATTGAACCCCATTCAAACGGACCGCTGTTTGTGGAGATTCACTGTCTACTCAACACCGCCAAACGGTCTGGTAAGTTGTTACGGCATTGTTacggaaaacgaacaaacagtCGTATCGTTTACGAGGGTTTCTATCCGTCCTTGCCAAAGAAACGCGAGCCCACCGTTTGGGACGTTTCATCATGTATCAAAATATATTCACGCTATGGAACGTCACGCATTTGGACAGCACTTTTGGTGCAGATCACGCTATTTGCTTAGTTTAGACAAAAAGAACAGGTTGTAATTTCATATCATTGCTTCAGGCTACTGTTACAAAGACCGGTCTATAActattgcttttcttcttgttaACTCATATTGGTATATATGATACGATATTTTTGAGGATGCATTTCCGGGCAAGGTATGGTTTTCGTGCGGACGGGGTTTgcggggaaaaagaaaatcgctgGGTACAAATCGTCCTTCAGGTTTGTGCGTGAAAATAAAGCTACCCTGTGCGAGCCTCTGTCTGCAACGCAATCAAGCGCAGAGAAGAATGTCAAGTGAATCAGCTGTTTGTAAACAGCCGAAGTGCGACTGAAAAGCAAGTTGTGGAGCGAAGCCGGCAATAGACCTAGCATTCGAGCAGTTCGAGCAGTTTAAACACATACACAGCGAAACGGTTtggattttgtttgcaaacaacACCATCCGAATGGATTGTGTGATGTTTTGGTGTTGAAACAAGTTGTTTGGTGGAATTGCGTTCGCAATTAATCAATGATATAAACAAAgcttgttttggttttcaaCTCGTATTGATAGTGGGATCTACTgttgtaaaaaatatataccaaACGTTGCTGAAAGCAATTATTTATAATGCTTAACAATTGTTGAGAAAATTATGTGGACAATTCAATAATACGGTTTACTATGATATTACAGATACCTGCCAGCTCCCGCCGGGTATGCCGGAATATATTGCGTCTGGGTCGCATATTTTCAAAGATCAACGGTATCGATTTCTCATCCTCAAACGCTACCACAGAGACTTGCATACgattattaaaaacaaacgggTCAATCCGAAGAGCATCCCGCTGATCGCCTGCCAGATTTTGGTTGTGCTGGAGCATTTACACGACCAGGGCTACGTGCATTCGGACATAAAGGCTGAAAATTTGATGGTTGGTACATTTGAAAATAAGGTACAGGAGGAAGAGCACACGACCTTTCCTCAAAATGGCTTTAGTGGCCACCATCCGGACCGTTCGAATGGATTTGCACTGCCAGACGGGATTATTGGAACAAAACGTAGAAGAAAGGGTACAACGGAGCTTACCATCAATGGGCATTGCGGGAATCTGCAGGAAAACGGACTGTATCTTCATCAGGAGCAAGAAATGTATCGGGTGCGAAATCTTCGCCCATTAAAATCGGTTACGTACAGAGATATAAGCGATGATGAAGACCGTGTCCGTGCAACTGAACGACCAAAACGCCGTGGTCGGAAGAAAAACGCCGACGAGACGTTTTCAATTTCGATTTCTCCGCGGCGATCCGGTTACGAGGAGCTGAGGGCTGCCACGGAGGTAGCGCACTGGAATGAACTTAAAcgaggtggtggaggcgcaaGACATTCACCTCAGAAGGCATTCGGAGAGAGTCGGATAGAACAAACGCCAGTAGAAGATCGCATACACCTGATCGATTTCGGCCTGGCGTCGAAGTTTGTAGATTCGAGTGGCCAGCATAGACCTTTCTGCATGGACCAACGGCGAGCGCACGATGGAACGCTCGAGTTCACCTCGCGGGATGCCCACATGGGCGCCCACGCGCGTCGCAGTGATCTGGAGTGCCTCGGATATAATCTTGTGTACTGGAGCCAAGGATTTCTTCCCTGGAAAGATGAGAAGTTGCTTAACCAACCAGAGCAAGTGCATCGCATGAAGGAGTATTTCATGACCGACGTGCGGGAGATGTTGCATTTGATGTATGGCGACAACTGTCCGGCGTATTTGGGAGACTTTCTGTCGTATGTGGGAAACCTTACGTACGACGAACGACCAGATTACCAGTATTGTAAATCACTCTTTTACAAGGAGTTAAAGCGGCTGGGCTGTCCCGTAAGTCGAAATCAACCTCTGAGGCTCGATATAACTGCGATCGAACAATTGAGCGAAACCCTGACTGCGCAGGATGAAGCTGAAATCACAAACAAGATCAACCACGTCAAGTCGCTCATGAAACTTGGAGCACTTTTTCCGCTCCGCGAGAGCACATTGCACAGCAAAGCAACGAAGAACCTGCGATCAAAACGTAGTGATCAGCACGGAAGAAATTCACAGGTTGCTGTCACCGTCACCGATGGAGGAGTGGGAGCACCTGTGCAAGGTAGTACTCCTGCTGCAGCTCAGCAAACGCCTAATGGAGTGGTATCGACGATTTGCACTAGGAGAAAAGATAAGCATCTTGCTTGTGAAGAAATTTTTGCTACGGATGCCGATCAAATCGCACGCGAGCGAATCGAAAAGGAGTACGAGCGAGCAGAGCAGATGGAAGAAACGGTCATCCGATATACGGGTAAGCCGACATACGCGATTCAAGAATTATTGGAGCGTAAAATACGGGGCCACAGCTTTGGAAACGGGTTGGAGTATACGGAGAGCGAAGGATACATTAAGGGCTACACAAAGCCGATGATGGACATACTCCGAAAACGGCAGTCACAGTTGTTCCGAGAAATTGAGATGTCTACCGtaaagagcgagaaaaccaTCGACTTCGCTGCTGAAGAGATTGCTATGCAGCAGGATGAAGAGGATAATGAGGACGATGAAAAGccggaggtgtctgagaatgAAAGCTCAGATAGCATTGAAAGGAAGGTTAGGGTTTCAAAATATGAGCATGATGAAGATTACCAGcaacaggacgacgacgacgaagataTGGAGGAACTGGACGACCAGGTCGCCTCTGAGGAAACTGAAGAAGATGAGATGGTGAGcgacgaagaagatgaagatgaaaacAACGATGAGAACGAATTTGATGAAGAGGATGAGGAGCAGgaggaagatgaagaagaggaggaagtGGAAGACGAGGAGGAGGTGGTCGAAGAGGCAGACGCAGAAGATCCAGAAACAGTGATAAAAAGTGAGTATCAGCCAAAAGGATCTTATCGAATCAAAAGTCGCAAAAAAGAGGACACGGACAGTGACTTTATAAATGATGGTGGCTgtgaagaggaagaggaggagtaCGAACAGGAAGAACATGATAACAATGTGCCGGTTGGAGAAGATGCAGAGGATGAAGCTGATACCGACCATTTCGGAGAGGAGGAAGACGAAGAGGATCAGCAGGATAGTGATTTTAACGATCAGGAGAGCACTGCAACTGATACTGAGGAGGTCATTCCCGTGAAACGACACGCTGGACGTCCTCCTGGATCGCGAAACAAGGCTAAAAAAATTAGTGCATTTGGTGATAGCGTGAATGGCAGGATAGCCAAGAGCATCGCCAAGTCGCAAGAGTCATACAGCTTCCATGACAATGACGTGCAATCGCGAAGCAGAAAAACCAACGCCAGTGGTAAGAAACAGCGTGTGGGTCGTCGAAGAAAGCATCACGTACTAGACGATGGAGATGGGGATAACGCTCGACTGTTCGAGGATTCGCTCGTCGTAGCGAAGCCGAGCAGCAAAGCGACAGACGGCGGTGTTAACTTACAGCAGCATCATCCTTATAACAACAATAATCATTGCAATAGTAAAGCCTACTATGGTGATGTAGATGATTCTTCTCATGATATGGCCCCGCCAGATATCGACGCAGAAGAAAATTCGCAAATTTTCGATGGCAATGAATCCAGCAAGTACCGGTACATGAAGCGGCGTAAGTCTGGCCTCCGGGAGCGCATTCGCCCTACGGATCGAGGGAACGATTACGCAGACGATATGCAGCGGAAACGAAAAGCAGCCCTAAGGAAAAAACGTTTCCGTGAGTCGATCGCTCATcaagaagaagcaaacgagatgggggAGCATGAGCTGCCATCGGCGCTGGAAGATGACTACTCGTGCAGCAGTAGCGCCAGCAATAGCCACTCTGTCGCGTCATCCTGCAGTAGTAACCACAGCCGATTGATTTCGAACTCATCCTCAACAAGGTCGTCAGATATCATTTCATCAACGGCAGGAAAGCGCCggggaagaaagcgaaaacaagtCCCCGAAATGTCCTCGCGTGAAAGTAGCCGCACGCGGCAACAGCGTCATTACGCTAGTTCGGCCACCGGTTCTCGAAAGACTGCAACGGTCACCACAATAGACGCCGGTCACACGAATTCACGGTGGAGTCGCTCGAATTCGAACAGCAGCCACTCAGCGGCCACCTCTCGTTCGTCTTCCGTTTCTGCCTCAATGAACAGCGGTGGTGGTAGCGATTATGCTGGTCCACAACCACAGTTAGCTACTCTACCGGAGCAGAGCCAGGACTCATTGGAggatgacgatggtgatgatacaCGGGATATCGATTACTCACCCATTTCTACTCGTAGAAAACGCAAGGCACTTGCGCTAGAATCGCATGCCGAGGAAATTTTTTCCGTTAGTGGTAGTGGACATGGAGGCGTATCCCGGAAAACTAATGCCGTGACAAATCGTAAAAGGATCGACTCGAAAGGTAAGCCTGGCATAAACGTTTTTTTGGTTAGCAAGCATTGTTGTTAGCTTAGAATGGCGATGTGATTGGTTGTTTGATAGCTCCCCGATTTAGTTAGGGTAGGTTTTTAACGATTATGAGCATAATTTTAATCGCGCAAAGCTTGGATCGGtgcacatattttttttttatttaccttcTGCATTAACACTGTCCGTGATGGCCATTCAATTTAGGTTGCGTTTAATAATACTTTTATCTCTCTTGCTACTCTACTGTTTGATAcaattttattgctatttacaACGATTAAACACAGATATTTAAAGcaacgtttttttatatttcaactAACATTGTGATTAAATATTTGCTGCTCTTGAGTTTGGTGATATTGTActgtttttcatttaatatTGCTTTGAATTGTAATTTTTATCACTGAttgatttattatattttttatcttttcttttcattttcttattTCTTGCTTATTCTCACGCAAccaatttcaattcgctatgGAATTTCGCTTATCGAAACTCGTGCAACGTGCGATGGTTCATTGCTTCCATGTTGCAATtaatttcttcttctcttaggttcattttcattgatctaaattgaacaaaaatgttgaatgttaaattgttaaaaatggttgaagaaaaaaaacacacctaAACAATGAATAATTTGAGATTATCCGGAAGGACTTGTTACTTAGGCATGATAAAAAGTATATCAACACTGTCGCCTATGCAGAGAGGGGCGTAATGTTATTTGATAAATCTCATACATCTAGTTACGCGTGTAGGAAAAGACTGTTTAAGAGATAATTTCAGGAGGTAAATAAGTGAAAAAAATTCgaaagtgcaaacaaaaaggagAAAGACAGGAACATAGGACGTAAAAAGTGATAAGTACATCAGCGTCATGTATATAGTTCCGatcattataaaaaaataaaacatatagGTTAAATAGTTGAAGCCGCAAACAAAAGCCTGCTTGCAGGAGTTAAAAGAATATAAGATGAATATGTAAATGTTGGTCCTAAAAATGGATAAAAGGGCACTAGATTTATACATACATATTTCTGTTCTATTATTGTCCTTGTTCCTTGTGACATGTACAGGTGGGATTGGTAAAGGGACAGGTTCGGCATCGTCTTCATCAGCCACCGCAACGAACGCCACGGGTCTGAATCAGTCTAATGAGTACGCAAGCAATGCTGCTGTCCCACGGAGGATAGAAGTTTCGCATCCACCCGTGTCACGTGTGGCAGGAGCACTcatccaacagcagcaacgtgGCCGCCGTCCCCAACATCACGTGGCGTATCAAAACTACTACCAGGCGAACGAACGGCATCATCTCCCTTCGACGATGCTGGTACGTACGTACAGTCGGGGATAGACGGTTTAGTTGCCCCCGGAAATGCGAAACCGGAAAAGAATGTTTCTTTACGCCTGGAATGCGCATGATCGTCCCGTGGTCTCATTGCTCAAGCCGTTAGTACTCGACACGAACTGATCGTAAGCGTTGACATCGTTTTGATTAGGATACTAGCTGGTATAACCCGCGATTACAGCAGTTTTGCAATGAAATGATAGCTACAGTGGCCCGCtgtttttgtaaatatttggCGATCTATGATCCATCCTATTATTGATAAATTTTCGTATTTGCTAAATTAAGATATCGTCATAAAATAGGTTTAAATGGATACAAACATATATAATGTACCGTGA
This window harbors:
- the LOC128727228 gene encoding uncharacterized protein LOC128727228 gives rise to the protein MGKRTIAAAIVDADHLHLLETPPKRMKHASVASPTETSPVSTDLSSPNAASASEFTLSKEFVDGTKLMDLTLKQWRIGKPIGKGSFGEIFLASDNIDAPVTAENAKYVVKIEPHSNGPLFVEIHCLLNTAKRSDTCQLPPGMPEYIASGSHIFKDQRYRFLILKRYHRDLHTIIKNKRVNPKSIPLIACQILVVLEHLHDQGYVHSDIKAENLMVGTFENKVQEEEHTTFPQNGFSGHHPDRSNGFALPDGIIGTKRRRKGTTELTINGHCGNLQENGLYLHQEQEMYRVRNLRPLKSVTYRDISDDEDRVRATERPKRRGRKKNADETFSISISPRRSGYEELRAATEVAHWNELKRGGGGARHSPQKAFGESRIEQTPVEDRIHLIDFGLASKFVDSSGQHRPFCMDQRRAHDGTLEFTSRDAHMGAHARRSDLECLGYNLVYWSQGFLPWKDEKLLNQPEQVHRMKEYFMTDVREMLHLMYGDNCPAYLGDFLSYVGNLTYDERPDYQYCKSLFYKELKRLGCPVSRNQPLRLDITAIEQLSETLTAQDEAEITNKINHVKSLMKLGALFPLRESTLHSKATKNLRSKRSDQHGRNSQVAVTVTDGGVGAPVQGSTPAAAQQTPNGVVSTICTRRKDKHLACEEIFATDADQIARERIEKEYERAEQMEETVIRYTGKPTYAIQELLERKIRGHSFGNGLEYTESEGYIKGYTKPMMDILRKRQSQLFREIEMSTVKSEKTIDFAAEEIAMQQDEEDNEDDEKPEVSENESSDSIERKVRVSKYEHDEDYQQQDDDDEDMEELDDQVASEETEEDEMVSDEEDEDENNDENEFDEEDEEQEEDEEEEEVEDEEEVVEEADAEDPETVIKSEYQPKGSYRIKSRKKEDTDSDFINDGGCEEEEEEYEQEEHDNNVPVGEDAEDEADTDHFGEEEDEEDQQDSDFNDQESTATDTEEVIPVKRHAGRPPGSRNKAKKISAFGDSVNGRIAKSIAKSQESYSFHDNDVQSRSRKTNASGKKQRVGRRRKHHVLDDGDGDNARLFEDSLVVAKPSSKATDGGVNLQQHHPYNNNNHCNSKAYYGDVDDSSHDMAPPDIDAEENSQIFDGNESSKYRYMKRRKSGLRERIRPTDRGNDYADDMQRKRKAALRKKRFRESIAHQEEANEMGEHELPSALEDDYSCSSSASNSHSVASSCSSNHSRLISNSSSTRSSDIISSTAGKRRGRKRKQVPEMSSRESSRTRQQRHYASSATGSRKTATVTTIDAGHTNSRWSRSNSNSSHSAATSRSSSVSASMNSGGGSDYAGPQPQLATLPEQSQDSLEDDDGDDTRDIDYSPISTRRKRKALALESHAEEIFSVSGSGHGGVSRKTNAVTNRKRIDSKGGIGKGTGSASSSSATATNATGLNQSNEYASNAAVPRRIEVSHPPVSRVAGALIQQQQRGRRPQHHVAYQNYYQANERHHLPSTMLVRTYSRG